In one Lolium rigidum isolate FL_2022 chromosome 3, APGP_CSIRO_Lrig_0.1, whole genome shotgun sequence genomic region, the following are encoded:
- the LOC124694920 gene encoding vicilin-like seed storage protein At2g18540 — protein MAVATARWLILFLAVSAAAWASADKQQWKAGGAVGGQVVQKEKRRVVAASEAGTVTAADVVDAAGTVYRLQFITMDPGALFLPVQLHADMVFYVHSGRGNVTYIQEGASESSSLEVERGDVYNLEQGSILYIHSYPNATRERLRIYAIFSSNAIGSDDPSHPTSEAYTSVSNLLKGFEAQILRLGFGVSPDVVKAIKSAESPPSIIPYNPDQEKKQERESNWTEQILDALWGIGDPVNKKKKKEKKQKGKKEKSKTFNFYSGKPDVENCFGWSKTMTNKDLQNLRGSDIGMFMVNLTTGSMMGPHWNPKATEIAIVTHGSGVVQTVCPSSPSSTGGDTGHHEQGGRGGREGERNHHEQCKNSVFRVKEGDVFVVPRFHPMAQMSFNNGSFVFVGFSTHMGQNHPQFLAGRQSVLQVIGKEILALALGQKNSTAVEKLLSAQTGSTIMACISCAEELERKAEQEEQEGGHGKGGGDDEEERRRKEEEERRQREEEEQRRREEEEERARKEEKERKQREEEERARKEEKERKQREEEEARREEKEREEEEKARREEKERKQREEEEQRRREEEEEAARREQEEEERRRREEEEGGGGQGGGGDEPPREKEEETGGRGRGDEPPEEGEEGDWGGDSAKNLKKRYRVRKGAVFYSA, from the exons atggcggtggcgacggctcGGTGGCTCATCCTGTTCCTGGCCGTGTCAGCCGCGGCGTGGGCGTCGGCGGACAAGCAGCAATGGAAGGCCGGCGGTGCGGTGGGCGGCCAGGTCGTGCAGAAGGAGAAGCGGAGGGTGGTCGCGGCGAGCGAGGCCGGCACCGTCACGGCCGCCGATGTCGTGGACGCGGCGGGCACGGTGTACCGGCTGCAGTTCATCACCATGGATCCCGGCGCCCTGTTCCTCCCCGTGCAGCTGCACGCCGACATGGTCTTCTACGTGCACAGCG GGAGGGGTAATGTGACTTACATCCAAGAAGGGGCCAGCGAATCAAGCTCGCTGGAAGTGGAGCGAGGAGACGTGTACAACTTGGAGCAGGGCAGCATCTTGTACATCCACAGCTACCCAAACGCCACCAGAGAGCGCCTTCGGATCTACGCCATCTTCAGTAGCAACGCCATCGGCTCTGATGATCCCTCG CATCCGACGTCGGAAGCATACACGAGCGTCAGTAATCTACTGAAAGGATTTGAGGCCCAAATTCTCCGTCTGGGATTTGGGGTTTCCCCTGACGTTGTGAAGGCGATCAAATCGGCGGAGAGCCCACCGTCGATCATACCGTACAACCcagatcaagagaagaagcaggaAAGGGAGTCGAATTGGACGGAACAAATCTTGGATGCGCTGTGGGGAATCGGTGATCCagtgaacaagaagaagaagaaagagaagaagcagaAGGGCAAGAAGGAGAAGTCCAAGACATTCAACTTCTACTCGGGCAAGCCGGACGTGGAGAACTGCTTCGGGTGGAGCAAAACCATGACCAACAAAGATCTCCAGAACCTGAGGGGGTCGGATATTGGCATGTTCATGGTGAACCTGACCACG GGATCCATGATGGGGCCTCACTGGAACCCGAAAGCGACGGAGATCGCCATCGTAACACACGGATCAGGGGTCGTGCAGACGGTATGCCCGAGCAGCCCGTCGAGCACCGGAGGCGACACCGGCCACCACGAGCAGGGCGGCAGGGGTGGCCGAGAAGGCGAGAGAAACCACCACGAGCAGTGCAAGAACTCGGTGTTCCGGGTGAAGGAAGGCGACGTGTTCGTGGTGCCGAGGTTCCACCCGATGGCGCAGATGTCGTTCAACAACGGGTCGTTCGTGTTCGTCGGGTTCAGCACCCACATGGGGCAGAACCACCCGCAGTTCCTGGCCGGGAGGCAGTCGGTGCTGCAGGTGATCGGCAAGGAGATCCTGGCGCTGGCGCTGGGGCAGAAGAACTCCACCGCCGTGGAGAAGCTGCTGTCGGCGCAGACGGGCTCGACCATCATGGCGTGCATCTCGTGCGCGGAGGAGCTGGAGAGGAaggcggagcaggaggagcaggagggtGGGCACGGGAAGGGTGgtggcgacgacgaggaagaacggaggaggaaagaggaggaggagaggaggcagagggaggaggaggagcagaggagacgggaggaggaggaagagagggcgaGGAAAGAGGAGAAGGAACGGAAGCagagggaggaggaagagagggcgaGGAAAGAGGAGAAGGAAAGGAagcagagagaggaggaagaagcaaggagagaggagaaggagcgggaggaggaagagaaggcgCGGCGAGAGGAGAAAGAACGAAAGCAGAGGGAGGAGGAAGAGCAGAGGaggcgcgaggaggaggaagaagcggcAAGGagagagcaggaggaggaagaaaggcgcaggagagaggaggaagaaggcggcggtggacaaggcggaggaggagacgaaccaccaagagagaaggaggaggaaacaGGAGGTCGTGGCAGAGGTGACGAGCCGCCGGAAGAGGGGGAGGAAGGCGACTGGGGAGGAGATTCGGCCAAGAACCTGAAGAAACGCTACCGTGTTCGCAAGGGCGCCGTGTTCTACAGCGCCTGA